The nucleotide sequence ACCATCCCGCTCCCGAGAATCTCGAGCCATCCGCTCCCCTTGCAGCTGCGGCATCCCGCGCCCTTGCACACCCCGCACTGGACGTACATCTCGGCGCTGGGCTCCGTGAACGGGAAGTAGCTGGGGACGAAGCGCACCGGGCGTTGCGGCCCGTACAGCCCCCGGGCGAACTCCGTGAGCACCCCCTTGAGGTCGGCCATGGTTACGCCCTCGTCGACCAGCAGCCCTTCCACCTGGTGGAACACCGGCGAGTGGGTCACGTCCGCATCACGCCGGTACACCTTCCCCGGCACGACCACCCGCACCGGCGGATCGCGGCGCACCATCGTGCGGATCTGCATGGGAGAGGTGTGGGTGCGCAGCAGCACCTCGTCGGTCACGTAAAACGTGTCCTGCATGTCCCGGGCCGGGTGGTCCTTGGGGATGTTGAGAGCCTGGAAGTTGTAGTAATCGAGCTCTACCTCCGGGCCTTCCACCACCTCGAACCCCATGCCGACGAAAAGCTCCAGCACGTCCGCCAGCGTCGCATAGACGGGGTGCACTCGCCCCACTGCCGGCTTGCGCCCGGGGAGGGTGACGTCCACCCGTTCCTGCTCGATCCGTTGCCGGTGAGCCTCCTCCTCCAGCGCAAGCCGCCTGGACTCCAGCGCCTGCTCGAGCTGGGCTCTGAGCTCGTTGAGCAGCTGGCCTACGCGGCGCCGTTGCTCCGGGTCGGGTAGCCGCCCCAGGCTGCGCAGCATCGCGGTGAGCTGCCCGTGACGCCCTACGAGCTCGACCCGTACCGCCTCGAGCGCCTTCGGATCCGTAGCCTCGCCGATGCGGCGCATCGCTTCGTCGCGCAGCTGCTCGATGGACGGCCCGTCGACGCCTGCGCTCGCAGGCCGTGAAGCCGGCCGTGACGTGCCCGCGCCCTTCTCTCCCATATACACGCCCCTCCTGACGAACGAAAAAACGGGAAGCGGCTCTTCTCCAAGGACGAGAAGAACCGCTTCCCGCGGTACCACCCTGGTTGGCGCCTGACAGACAGTCTCGCAGGCCACCCACTCGTGCCAAGGGTCCTTCGGCTCGACCGGGCCGCCTTCGACGGCCCTCGACCCCCGAACCCCGCGCCCGATAACGGAGGCGCCCGGCACGGCCTACTTGCGGGGAGCCCGGTTGCCCGGCCGTCCCCTGCGTTGAGCCGGCAGCTCAGAAGCGAACTTCCTGCGCGACCCTGCCGGGGCGGCTTGCAGTCTGCGGCCGTTCCCCTCCCTGGGGCGGGTGCTGCGCAGTACTCCTCTTCGTCATCGCCTGTGACGTGATCCGGATTTACCGAGCGAGACTCTTGACCTGCCGGTAGAGCAGGTAGGCGGTGATGGAACCCGTGGCCTCAAACAGCTTCCAGAAGAAGTCGGCCGTGAGCATCCGACGGAGCCCACCCTCCACGCCGTGGCCGCTCTAACGCTGTGCGCATTATATCACGGGCTCGGTCCTGCTCACAACCGGCCGCCGTTTTCCAGAGCTCGGGCACGCTGGCGGGCCGCCTCGAAGAGGACGATGGCCGTAGCCGTGGCGACGTTGAGGGATTCCACCCCTGCCTCGAGCGGGATCCGGAGCAGGTGGGTGCACTGTTTTTCCATGGCCTCCGACAGGCCCCAGCCCTCGCTGCCCACGACCAGCGCCACCCGCCCGGTGAGGGCTTCGTCGAAGTAACGCCGCCCCCCACGAGGGTCGAGCCCCATGATGGCCCATCCGAGCCGCCGAAGGCGGCCGGCCAGCTCCTCCAGCGCGCCCGGCCGCTCCAGTCGGACGGCGGTGACCCGGAAGACGGCGCCCGCGCTCGCGCGAACCACCTTGGGGTTCCACAGGTCGGCCGAGTGGAGGTCGAGGACGACGGCCCCTACCCCGGCGGCTGCGGCCGTTCGGACGATGGTGCCGACGTTGCCCGGATCCTGGACGCCGTCGACGAGGACGACCGGGGGCTCGAGTTGTTCGGGAGCGGGCAGTGCCGGCTCGCGGGCCGCCACCGCAGCGACGATGCCCTGGGGATGCTCCGTGTCGGCCAGTGCCCGGATGACCCGGGGGCCGCAGGCGTAAACGCGGCTTCCTGCGCTACGGGCTCGCTCGAGCAGCTCGGCCGTCGCCGGGTCGCCCGCCGCCTGCTCCCCGGCCAGGATCACGTCGACCTGTACGCCCGCGTCGAGCGCGTCCTGGATCAGGCGGCGTCCCTCGATAAGCAAGCGGCCCTGGCGCCGGCGCTCGGCCGGCTTCTCCTTGAGCTGCTTGAGGGCCTGCACCAGCGGGTGGCGGGGGCTCTCAAGGAAGGGCTTCGAGCTCTTCGAGTCGCTCATCCTCTCCCATCGCCACCAGCACGTCTTCCTTCTCGATCGTCGTGTCCGGGTTGGGAGCCACGATGACCTCGGTCCCTCGCCGGATGGCCAGCACCGTGATGCCGTACTTGGCCCGGAAGTCGAGCTCCCTGAGCGTCCGCCCGATGAAGCCCTCCTTGGCCGTCACCTCGACGATGCTGTAACCCGGCATCAGCTCGATGTAGTCGATGATATTACCCGACAGCAGGTTGTGCGCCACCCGGACGCCCATGTCCCGCTCCGGATAGACGACCCGGTCGGCGCCCACCCTCTCGAGCACCCGGCCGTGGAGGTCGCTGAGCGCCTTGGCCACCACGTAGCGCACGCCCAGCCCCTTCACCACGGAGGTCGCCAGGATGCTGGCCTCGATCTCGCCGATGGCCACGATGACCACGTCGAAGTTGCGGATCCCGATGGCCCTCATGGCCTGCTCGTCGGTGGCGTCGGCCTGCACGGCGTGAGTGACGTGAGGCGCCATCTCCTGTACCCGGTCCTCGACGTTGTCGATCGCCAGGACTTCCTGCCCTTGCTTGTAAAGGGTGGAGGCGACGCTCGAGCCGAACCGCCCCAACCCTATCACGGCGAACTGGCGGGTACGCCGCCGGCGCATGGCCATCTACCCCACCCCCTGCCAGGAACCCGCGAAAAACCGGCCACGAGGCGTCGGGCCGGCTGCTCGAGCACGATGGCTACCGCTGCCTGATCGCTACCTGGCCCTGCAGGCCGGCCTCACCCCGCCGGCGCCGGCACGGCCAGGGCCTGGCGGGCGGCTTCCACCAGCTGGCCGAAGGCCTGGTCGTCGTGGACGGCCAGGTCAGCGAGCATCTTGCGGTTGATGGCTACACCCGCCCTGGACAGCCCGCTCATCAACTGGCTGTACGACATCCCGTGCATACGGGCGGCTGCGTTGATCCGGGTGATCCACAGGCGGCGGAAGTCCCGCTTCTTGAGGCGCCGCCCCCGGTACGCGTGGCTCCACGCCTTGAGCAGCGACTGGTTGGCCATGCGGAACCACCGGTGGCGAGCCCCCCAGTAGCCCTTGGCCAGCTTGACGATCTTGCGGTGGCGCCGGCGGGTGTACGGCCCACCCTTCACCCTGGGCATGGTGGTCGCATCCTCCTCAGCACGAGCTCACGAAGCACTCACAGGTACTGCGAATAGGGCAGCATCCGGCGAATCCGGGGCATCTCCCGCTCGGAGACGAAAGCGTCCGACGTGAGCCGGCGCTTGCGATCGGGCGACTTGGGCCCCAGCAAGTGGCTGTGATAGGCGTGGCGCCGGCGCAGGCGGCCCGAGGCCGTGGTCCGGAAACGCTTGGCCGCGCCCCGGTGCGTCTTCATCTTCGGCATCTGGCTCGACTCCTTCACCCTTCGGCCGCCGCGCGCCCGCCGGCCACACCGGCCGGAGACCCGGTCGCCTCCACCGGAGCGGCAGGCGCGGCGGCAGGCTTGTTGGCCTGCACGTCAGTGCGGGGTGCCAGGATCATGATCATGTGGCGGCCTTCGATCCGCGGAGGCCGCTCCACCGTGCTGATGGAGCCCAGGCTCTGCGCGAGCTGGTTGAGCATGGTGCGGGCCAGGTCCGAGTGGACGATCTCCCGGCCCCGGAACCGCACCGTGATCTTCACCTTGTCGCCATCGGACAGGAAACGCTCCGCGGCCTTGCGCTTCACCTCGAAGTCGTGGTCCTCGATCTTGGGAGTCATGCGGATCTCCTTGAGGTCCACGATCTTCTGGCGCTTGCGGGCTTCCCGTTCTTTCTTGCTCTGCTCGTACTTGTACTTCCCGTAGTTCATCAGCCGGCACACGGGAGGGTTGGCATGCGGAGCGATCTCGACCAGGTCCAGATCCCTTTCGTGTGCCAGGCGCAAGGCCTCGCGTACCGGCAGGATACCGAGCTGCTGTCCCTCCGGGCTGACCACCCGGACCTCCCTGGCTCGAATCTCCTCGTTGACCCGGAGCTCCTGTCTGATGATCCCACCCCCGCAACGATCCCGGCCGGCGGACAGGTAAACCGTGCCCCGCCGGTACGGTGCGCGGCGATTCTAACATGCGTCCCTCATGGCGTCAACCGCACCCAGCCGCTCACAGCGGCCGCGCCGCCACGTCCCGGCGCGCCAGGCTTCCCCATGGACGGGCCGACCTCTTCTTCAGCGCCGTGCGGCGGCCTCCTCCACGAGGCGTCGCTCCAGCTCCTCGAGGCCCATGCTTCCCAGGTCCCCTTCCGACCGGTGGCGCACCGCCACCAGGCCCGACTGGACCTCCTTATCCCCGATGACCACCATGTATGGCACCTTGCGCACCTGGGCGTCCCGGATCTTGTAGCCGAGCTTCTCCTCCCGGGCGTCCACCTCCGCCCGCAGCCCCGCCGCCACCAGCCGCCCCGCCACCTCCCCGGCCCTCGGCGCGTGCCGGTCGGCCACCGGGATGACCCGGACCTGCACCGGAGACAGCCACAGCGGCAGCGCCCCGGCGTAGTGCTCGATGAGTACGGCCAGGAACCGCTCCAGGCTCCCGAACAGCGCCCGGTGAATCACGACCGGGCGGTGCTTTTGCCCGTCCTGCCCCACGTAGGTGAGGTCGAAGCGCTCGGGGTTCATGAAGTCGAGCTGGATCGTCCCGCATTGCCAGCTGCGGTTGAGGCTGTCCCGCACGTGGAAGTCGATCTTGGGCCCGTAGAAGGCCCCTTCTCCCTCATGGACCTGGTAGGGCCGGCCGCTCTGATCGAGCGCCTCCCGGAGCGCCGCCGTCGCCTGATCCCAGAGCTCTTCCGGGCCCATGGCGTTGTCGGGGCGGGTCGACAGCTCGATGCGGTACGCAAAGCCAAACGTGCCATAGATGTGTTCGATGAGCTCCAGCACCCCGACGACTTCCTGGGTGATCTGGTCGGGGCGCAGGAAGAGATGGGCGTCGTCCTGGGTGAACGCTCGCACCCGCTTCAACCCGTTGAGCACGCCGGACAGCTCGTGGCGGTGCACCAGGCCGAATTCCATGAGCCGCAGGGGCAGATCCCGGTAGCTGCGCACCTCGGAGGCGTAGATGAGGAACGCGCCGGGGCAGTTCATGGGCTTGATGGCGAAGCTCTCGCCCTCGATCTCCGTGAAGTACATGTTCTCCCGGTAGTGGTCGTAATGCCCCGACCGGCGCCAGAGCGAATCCCGCAGCACCAGGGGCGTGCTCACCTCGAGGTAGCCGCGGCGCTGTTGCTCCGCCCGGGAGAACTCGACCAGGGCGTTTCGAACGATGACGCCCGCGGGCAGCCAGAACGGGAACCCCGGGCCCTCGTCGGCGAACAGGAAGAGGCCGAGTTCCCGGCCCAGCCGGCGGTGATCCCGGCGTGCCGCCTCTTCCAACATGCGCAGGTGCTCCGCCAGAGCCTCGTCGGAGGCGAAGGCCGTCCCATAGATGCGGGTCAGCATGTCCCGGCGGGAGTCGCCCCGCCAGTAAGCCCCCGCCAGGTGGAGCAGCTTGAAGTGGCCCAGGTGACCCGTGCTCGGCACGTGCGGCCCCCGGCACAGGTCGATGAACTCTCCCTGTTTGTAGAGGCTCACTTTCGGCTGGTCGACCAGCTCTTCCAGGATCTCCACCTTGTAGGCGTCTCCCCGCTCCCGGAAAAAGCGCAGGGCCTCCTCCCGGGGCCACTCCTCGCGTTCGACGGGCAGGTCTTCGGCCACGATGCGGCGCATCTCCGCCTCGATGGCGGGCAGGTCGTCGGGCGAGAGCGGGCGCGGGGGCGCCACGTCGTAGTAAAACCCGTCTTCGATGGTGGGGCCGATCGCAAGCCGCGTGCCCGGCATCAACCGCTGCAGCGCCTGGGCCATGAGATGGGCGGTGCTGTGCCGGACGACGTCAAGCCCCGCCGGCGATTGTGCGTCCAGGAGCTCGATCTCACCGCCCTCGCCGACCGGCGCCTTCAAATCCACCAGCGTGCCGTTGCGCCGCGCCACGACCGCATCCCTGGCCTTGCCGGGCGCAAGGCGCAGCGCGACTTCCTGGACACTCTCCCCGGGCTCGGCCCACGAGGGCTCCCCGGCCCCTTTGATCCACACCTGCACCCGCTGTCCCGTCACTGCCATGCCTCCCGCCTCCTTCTCGCGCCGGCAAACGAAAGGGTCTCCCGTCCCTGCCGGGACGGGAGACCCGTGCTTCCACGACGTCGGTCGGACTCCCGCGGTTCCACCCTGCTTGGTGACGGCCCCTGAGCTTCACGTAACAGAGAGCCTCGGGGCTTCACCCGCTCCGGCGGCTGTAACGGGCCTCCCGGCGACGCCTACTCGGCCGGCCCTGCGGCCTTTCGGATCGCGGCTCCCGGGTGGTCATGGGCTCGGGCGGCCAGCCGGAGCTCCCAGCCTCGCCCTGCGAGGCTCCGGCTCTCTTGATGGCGCCGGCTGAGCCCACGGGTCCCGATCCTCGCCTCATGGCGAAAAAGCCTGGGCTGAGCTGCCCGTGGCTTCTGGCTTGCCCTCATGTTAGCGGAGCCGCCGGCCCGGGTCAAGGCCACCAAGCCGGCTAGGGCCACAGGAGCAGCATCTGGACGACTCCCACGAGAAAGCCCATGACGGCGCCCAAAACCTCGATCCAGCGCAGCTCCCGGCCAATCAGCCGGAGGATGATCCCCTCGAAGTCGACCAGGTCCAGCTGCTCCAGCTTCTCGCCGAGCAGCGACGAGACCCGCAGCTGCTCCTGCAGACGCTCTTTGAGCCGGTCCGTGATCGCTTCCATCGCCCGGCCTGCCTCCTGCCGGGTAACCCGGACGGCGTACGCCACCATGGCGTCCCGCACGCTTGCCGGCAAGAAACGGGGCAACTGGGTCTGCATGCGGCGCGCGACGTATCCTTCCAGGACCCATACCGCCTCTTCCCGGTACCGGGCGCCATCGATCCCCGCGACCAGATCCTCGGGCCGCAGGAGCTCCCGCTCGACCAGCTCGCCGATGCCGCGCGCGATCTCATGCTGGCGGCGCGGGAAGATGCCCTGCAGGTACCAGCGCGTGCCCCAGATGCGAATGGGCCGGATCGGCCAGAAAAGCAGGCGTACGGCGGCGACGTTGGTGATCCACCCGATGCCGGCTGCCACCAGGGGCACCGTCAGCAGCCGAAGTGTAACCACTTCCCTGCCCCCCCGTGCCACCGGCTTTCTCCGGCCCTGCCGGCGTCACCTCGATATCAATGGGCCGGTGCCGGCGTCGGAGAAGGCGAGGGTGTGCTGGCCGCCTGCCGGGCGCTGCAACGGGGACATCCCCGGCACGTGTGGACCCGCCCCGGGAAGGCCGCCCGCACGGCGGACTGGATGGTCGCCTCGTCCGGCAAGTGGATGAAGATCCGCCGCGGGTTGAGCCGGACCAGCTGGGCGACGGCGACCTCCTCGGTGAAGCTGTCGGACGCGCTGGTGTCGCCCGGATAGCGCCGGGTAGCCGGCATCCCCCACCGGTCCACGATCCGCAGCTTGCCGGCGCTGCCTCGCAGGACGTGCACCTCGTAGATGCGGGGCGGCGGGCCCAGCCACAGGCTGCGCCATGGTCCGGTGCTCCGCTGCTCTTCTCGCTCGGCCGCCAGTTCCCCGACGGCAGCGGCTGCGGCTCGCCGCAGGGCCTGCACGTAGGCGCCCAATCGAAACCAGACGATCCCCTCGAGCACCAGGCCGTCGGGGCGTTCCGTCAGGCTCTCCAGGATCTGGCGCGCCACGCGCGCGTGCCATCTCGCCAGGTTCGTCGCGCCGGTGCGCCCCTGGCCGGCCGTCCCTGCCGGGGGAGCTGTCACAGGTGGCGTCATGCCGCCATTTGCCCCGTCCCCCGCATCGGGACCTTCCACGAGCTGCCGGGCAAGCTGCAGGGCCCTGGCACGGCGCGCCGCCGACAAGTCGTAGCGGCGCCGCCGGGCCTCGGTCGCCAGGAAGCGGGCGAGCCACCGGTCCGTCAGGGGCCCCAGCACCGCGTCCGCCAACAGGCCCGCCAGGTGCGACCGCAGGATGGGCGCCCACGCCGAAGCCGGACTGCCCGGACCGGCAGGCCCGTCGGCCGGCCCCAGCTCGTAGACGAAGAAGGTGTAGGAGCCGTCGACCCTCTCGGTCACCCGGGTCATGATGCCCTTGTCGCTCAGCATGCCCACCGCCTGGTCGAGGCGCGAGGCCACGACCTCCCGGTGGCTCCGCCAGACGCCAACCGTCATCATGGTGCATCCCCGCACAGCATCCCCCGGGCGCCGTCCCTTCATGTCCCGGGCGGGTCCTCCGGCGGAGCGGTACATACTAAGCCTGCCGACCGACGATGATCAGGAAGGGAGGCGATCCAGCGGTGGCACACCTCACCATGATGGAGCTCGACACGCTCCGCCACTTCATCGGCGAGGAGAGGCTGGCGGTGGAAAAGCTCAACCTCTACGTCCAGAACTGCCGCGATCCCGAGCTGCGCAACCACCTCCAGCACCTCGCCAACGAGTGCAACAACAACGTGCAAAAGCTCCTCGGCTTCCTCGGCTGAGGGAAGGAGGCAACGGGTCCGTGCCTTTCACCGACAAGGAAATCGCCTCGGACGTGCTCGACATGCTCAAGCACCGGGCGACCGGGCTCACCAAGGCCGCCATCGAGTGCTCGGACATCAACTTGCGCAACACCCTGCTCCAGATGCGCCAGTTCGACGAGGGCGCCCAGTGGGAGCTCTACCGCCTGATGGAGCAGAAGGGCTGGTACCTCCCCTCGGGCAGGGCCGACGCCACCGAAATCCAGAAGGTCCGCCAGTACTTCCAGGGCGTGCCTGTCCAGGCAGGTGCAGGCTACATGCGGGACGGCGGCGGGTTGAGGGTGTAGCGACCCGCGTTGCCGCGCCGGCTTCCTGCGGACTCGGGCGGGCCCTCCCGTTGACGAGGGCCCGCCCTTCTCGTATCATGAGCCTGGGCGCTCTCAGCAGCGGGGCGGCGTAGCCAAGGGGCCAAGGCGGAGGTCTGCAAAACCTCTACTCGCCGGTTCGAGTCCGGCCGCCGCCTCCAGTAACGACGAGGCTTTCCCGAACTCCGGAATGGCAACGCCCCCTTTCTGCTATTCCATTTGCCAATCCGCCCGCCTGTCTCCCCCACGACCCACCCGGGGTGATCGATCCGCGGGTGGCAGGTGGGCCTGGCACCCAACCCAAAAAGCCCCGACCACGGGGCCTCTGGCGTCCAGACAGGAACGCATCCTGCCATTCCTGCCATTCCCGCTACGTCGCTTCCTGCCCACCCCCTCGGAGGAGCCGGTCAAGCTCCTTGTCCACCTGAGGGCCAACCCCTGGCAGCAAATGGGAGTAAGTGTCCATGGTGACCCGGGTGGTGCTATGGCCCAAGACCTCCTGCACCACGTTGGGGTGGACCCCCTGGGCCAGTAAGAACGAGGCACCATGCTTTGGACGTGATGGCCGAGCGGAAAGTCACCGAGGAACTGGTGGCCGAAACGGTCATAGTGCGGAGACGCAGATACTCCAGCTCGGCTCCCGCTCTGCCAGAAACGGGCCGCCGGGCCGCCGGACGACAGCCGAGTTCTTGGTCCCTTCCCAGTGGGGCGACCCCCCGATACAATGGCGTCGGCAGCGCCTCTCATCTCATCAAGAGCGTTTCCCTGAAGCACAGGAGTCGGAAGAAACATGCGACAGCAAGAGCGGCCCATTTCGCTGCCGCTGTTGTACTTGACCACGGCCAACTTCGGCGTTCTGGGTCTCGTCATCCTGTGGATGAGCCACAGTGGTGACCACGGTTGGTGGACGCGCTTCGTGGCGCGGCCGGACCCCTGGCAGGTCTTGGGTTGGGGAACGGCTCTGGCCCTCGCCGTCGTAATGTTTGAGATCGCCGTGGCCACCCTGCTGCCCGACCGGCTGTGGGCCGACGACGGAACCAATGCCTATCTGAGCAACCTGAGCCATCTCCACATCTTCTTGCTCATGGCCCTGACTGCCGTCGCCGAGGAACTCTTCTTTCGCGCGGCCATCCAATCGCTCCTCGTGGACTGGCTGTCCTCCGCCCTCTTGGGTATCCCCATCGCTGCGGTGATCTTTGCAGCGACCCACGTCCGCTATCTCAAGCAACCCGTCCTCCTCGGTGGAGCATGGGCAATCGGACTGGCGTTGGGTCTCGGCTACTGGCTCACCGGAAGCCTGTGGACCTCAGTGTGGGCTCACTTTCTTATCAACTTCGTCATGAGCGTGTTTGGCAAGAAGGGGTGGTTCTTGCCCCGCCGGGAACCGCAGGTGAGCGGCCGAGAAGATTGACGCGCGCTGAGCGACGGACCGCCCCGGCCGCACCCCGCTTGCGGCCAGGGGGCGATGGGGCATCCGCCGAGCCTGGTAGCCGGTGGCATCCCGGCGTTGCCCTTCCTGGCCGTGGCCGTTTACCTCTCACGAGACGTCAAGCGCGGGTAGCCCAATCGTACGGCGGCCCCGGCCTGCGCAGCCGCGAACATGGCGTTGGCGCCGGTGTTGGAGCCCGTGATGAATCCTCCCAGGGCTCCCACCCACGGCGCCAGCGCCAGGTAGCCCCACCGGAGCTCGGACGCCTCCTCCGCCAGGGCCATCGCCATGCCGGAAACCCTCATCACGTTGCCCAGCAGAACGAAAAGCACCGTCGTCAACGCAGCGGGCGCCCAGCGAGCCAACGCTTCCCGCAGTGCCGCCGCTACCGTGCGCAGGCTCAGGCGAAACCACAGGGAGGCGAACCCACAAGTCGCCCAAAGCCACGGCAGGGAGCTTCCGGCTGCCGCCTCCAGGCTCCATCCCATCTTAGCCGCCAACGAGACGACCCCCGGGGACATCACCAGAAGCCCCACCAGCGCGACGTATGGCACAAGCGCTCGAACGACGGGCATCTCCTCCTCGGGCCGCGGCGCAGCCCGCTCCCAGGTTGACCCCCTGGTCCTCAGCGGATCCCTGCTGGCTCGCCCCATGACCAGTCCCGCGCCGATCCCCGCCAGGCTCCCCAACGCCCCGGCCGGTGGGGTACCGGCAAAACGGTTGGCCAACCAGATACCTCCCCACAGGCTCGCCGCCGCGATGAGCAGCTTACCTGTTTGGCGAGACGCCTGGCGCCACCCCATGCCCACCACCATCGCCGCCCCGCCGCAGATGAGAAACACGGGCAGGGACAAAGCAGCGCTGGCTTCTCCCAGGCTCTGGAATGACACCCCGGCAAGCTTGGACGCCACCAACGTGCCCGGAGCCAGGGCCCCGCAGGGGACGGCCACCAGACCGAGCAGGGCCAGGATGCCGGCCTCCTGCGGGGCAAATCCCATCTGCACGAACAGGGGATAGGTGACCACCGCCCCCACGCCGAAGCCCGTCACCGACTCCACGAAGGGAGCCACCCCCAGCGTCATCAGCAGCAACCGACCCGCCGGGTCGGCTACCTCCCGTGCCAGCCACGCCCCGACGGTCCTGTAGGCCCCGGCGCGACGCATCAGCTCGTAGAGCAGCACGCCCCCCAGCATGATCGCGCCGACCTCGGCCCCCAGCGCCAGCGCATCGGGCACCGCCGCCTGGAGCACGGGCCACGGCGGCCCAACGGCAGGCTGATGTCGGAACCGGGGAACGGGAGGCCAAGACCCCATTCATGGCGGAGATCCATGTCCGTGAACACAACATGGGCTCCCAACCAGGTCCGGGCAAGGTCGACGAGTTGGCGGCAATGGGGTTGATCCGATCCCGTGGACACCTGCACACTTGGGGCGGAGCCCCAACAAGGAGGGTGTCCCGTGCCACCAACCCGACCTCCCTATCCGCCGGAGTTCCGCGCCGAGGCCGAGCGGCTCGTACGCACCTCCGGCAAGACGCAGAAGGAGATCGCCGCCGACCTCGGGGTCTCCACCGAATCCCTGCGCAAATGGGTGCGGCAGGCCCAGATGGACGCCGGCGAGCGCGAGGGCCTGACGACGACCGAACGGGAAGAGCTGCAGCGGCTGCGCCGGGAGAACCGCATCCTGCGGGAAGAGCGAGCGATCCTGAAAAAGCCGCGGCCTTCTTTGCTCGGGAGACCGACCGGACCCGGTAGCCGCGTTCCGGTTCGT is from Limnochorda sp. L945t and encodes:
- a CDS encoding L-lactate permease; this translates as MLQAAVPDALALGAEVGAIMLGGVLLYELMRRAGAYRTVGAWLAREVADPAGRLLLMTLGVAPFVESVTGFGVGAVVTYPLFVQMGFAPQEAGILALLGLVAVPCGALAPGTLVASKLAGVSFQSLGEASAALSLPVFLICGGAAMVVGMGWRQASRQTGKLLIAAASLWGGIWLANRFAGTPPAGALGSLAGIGAGLVMGRASRDPLRTRGSTWERAAPRPEEEMPVVRALVPYVALVGLLVMSPGVVSLAAKMGWSLEAAAGSSLPWLWATCGFASLWFRLSLRTVAAALREALARWAPAALTTVLFVLLGNVMRVSGMAMALAEEASELRWGYLALAPWVGALGGFITGSNTGANAMFAAAQAGAAVRLGYPRLTSRER